The bacterium genome has a window encoding:
- a CDS encoding YceI family protein codes for MAGRFPWWLVFFLLFFALQGSSALAAQQSAAPVRYRYLIDPSRSRVSFTFRGLAIPFDGHFGVVEGELFLDGGDIARGSSFWMKIPAASVRAGAKQQERMFLDIVLEADAHPFIEYKSTSLRLAAPVTKEGRENQYRLVVRGKLRLHGVEREIEVPVRLADTGTDLYIQGKVTIHLSDYDMARPRVLVLIPSADVIEVTVRLVLAPAPQKAQP; via the coding sequence ATGGCCGGACGGTTCCCATGGTGGCTCGTTTTTTTCCTTTTGTTTTTTGCGCTCCAAGGCTCCTCCGCCTTGGCCGCGCAGCAGAGCGCCGCGCCGGTCCGCTACCGCTACCTGATTGATCCTTCCCGAAGCCGCGTCTCGTTCACCTTCCGCGGCCTTGCCATTCCGTTTGACGGGCATTTCGGGGTGGTCGAGGGAGAACTGTTCTTGGACGGGGGGGACATTGCGCGAGGCTCCTCTTTTTGGATGAAGATACCGGCCGCCTCGGTGCGGGCGGGAGCAAAGCAGCAGGAAAGGATGTTCCTCGATATCGTGCTCGAGGCGGACGCCCATCCCTTCATCGAATACAAAAGCACTTCTCTTCGGCTCGCCGCTCCTGTGACGAAGGAGGGCCGGGAGAACCAGTACCGCCTCGTGGTGCGGGGGAAGCTGCGGCTCCACGGGGTGGAGCGCGAGATCGAGGTTCCCGTCCGCCTGGCGGACACGGGAACGGATTTGTACATCCAGGGAAAGGTCACGATCCATCTTTCGGACTACGATATGGCCCGCCCGCGGGTGCTGGTTCTGATTCCGAGCGCGGATGTCATCGAGGTGACCGTCCGGCTGGTT